The following proteins are co-located in the Thermoanaerobacterales bacterium genome:
- a CDS encoding YifB family Mg chelatase-like AAA ATPase, with amino-acid sequence MLAIVHTVALTGLEGHIVRVEVDAGGGLPGWEIVGLPDAAVREAKDRVRAAIKNAGFEFPSRRITVNLAPADIRKEGPGYDLAIAVGLLAATEQAPADAAGSILLFGELSLDGSVRPVTGMLPAVAAAVARGFPRAAVPAGNAVEAALVDGAGIYPVVSLAQVVRFLQGEEGITPCTADVYALLAEGDESGLDLADIKGQPAARRALEVAAAGGHNLLLVGSPGAGKTMLARRLPGILPALTPEEAIECTKVHSLAGRLAPGQHLVTRRPFRAPHHTASAVSLAGGGRVPRPGEISLAHNGVLFLDELPEFPRDALEALRQPLEDGTITVARVSAAVSFPARIMLVAAMNPCPCGHFGDTGKECLCTPAQIQRYLGRVSGPLLDRIDIQIEVGRVAYDDLAAAPPGENSAAVRQRVERARAVQRARLDGSGADCNARMGVREIRHHCRLGRDAHEVMRLAFRQLQLSARAYDRILKVARTIADLDGSADIQAPHVAEAVQYRNLDRKYWA; translated from the coding sequence ATGCTTGCCATAGTTCACACCGTCGCCCTGACCGGACTTGAAGGGCATATCGTACGCGTGGAGGTTGACGCGGGAGGCGGCCTTCCGGGCTGGGAGATCGTAGGCCTGCCGGATGCGGCCGTCCGCGAAGCGAAGGATCGGGTACGGGCGGCGATTAAGAATGCGGGGTTCGAGTTCCCTTCCCGCAGGATTACGGTGAACCTGGCTCCGGCCGATATACGGAAGGAGGGGCCGGGCTATGACCTGGCCATCGCCGTAGGCCTCCTGGCGGCGACGGAACAGGCGCCGGCGGACGCCGCCGGGAGCATCCTGCTCTTCGGGGAGCTGTCCCTGGACGGCAGCGTGCGCCCGGTGACCGGGATGTTGCCCGCAGTGGCGGCGGCCGTGGCCCGAGGTTTCCCCCGGGCCGCCGTGCCGGCGGGTAACGCCGTGGAGGCGGCGCTGGTGGACGGGGCCGGGATTTATCCCGTGGTCAGCTTGGCCCAGGTCGTGCGGTTCCTGCAGGGGGAAGAAGGGATCACTCCTTGTACGGCCGACGTATACGCCCTGCTGGCCGAGGGGGATGAGAGCGGACTCGACCTGGCGGACATCAAGGGGCAGCCGGCGGCACGCCGCGCCCTGGAGGTCGCCGCCGCCGGAGGGCATAACCTGCTGCTGGTCGGCAGCCCGGGCGCCGGCAAGACCATGCTCGCCCGTAGGCTGCCCGGCATCCTGCCCGCACTGACGCCGGAAGAGGCCATCGAATGCACGAAGGTGCACAGTCTGGCCGGGCGCCTCGCTCCCGGGCAGCACCTGGTGACCCGGCGTCCCTTCCGCGCCCCGCACCATACCGCCTCGGCGGTATCCCTGGCAGGCGGGGGAAGGGTGCCGCGGCCCGGCGAGATCAGTCTGGCGCATAACGGCGTCCTTTTTCTCGACGAGTTACCGGAGTTCCCGCGGGATGCTCTGGAGGCGCTGCGGCAGCCCCTGGAGGACGGGACGATCACCGTCGCCCGCGTCTCGGCGGCCGTCAGCTTTCCGGCGAGGATAATGCTCGTAGCCGCAATGAACCCGTGTCCCTGCGGGCATTTCGGCGATACCGGCAAGGAGTGCCTTTGTACCCCGGCCCAGATCCAGCGCTACCTGGGGCGCGTCTCGGGACCGCTGCTGGACCGCATCGACATCCAGATCGAGGTCGGGCGGGTGGCATACGACGACCTGGCGGCCGCCCCGCCCGGGGAAAACTCGGCTGCGGTTCGGCAGCGGGTCGAGCGGGCACGGGCCGTGCAGCGCGCCCGGCTGGACGGAAGCGGCGCGGACTGCAACGCCCGCATGGGCGTGCGCGAGATCCGCCACCACTGCCGGCTGGGGCGGGATGCGCACGAGGTCATGCGTCTGGCCTTCCGCCAACTCCAGTTGAGCGCTAGGGCCTATGACCGTATATTGAAGGTCGCCCGCACCATCGCCGACCTGGACGGGAGCGCCGACATCCAGGCTCCCCACGTCGCCGAGGCCGTGCAGTACCGCAACCTGGACCGGAAATACTGGGCCTAG